The genomic interval CGAAGACTTCGCGAAGTAACACCGGATTGCTGTCGATGCCGATCATGCTCATAATGGGAGCATGATCCACAACCGCATTCCGACGACAATTGCTTTCTTTCTCGGCTTTTCGGTTTCCGTCCTAAGTGGGGCGGAGACCCCTTCTTTCAATGCCGATGTTCGTCCGCTGTTGGCAGCGAAGTGTTTCGCGTGTCATGGTCCCGATGAAGAAGCCCGCGAGGCCGACTTGCGATTGGACCTGCGGGATCATGCGGTCGCCGCAGGTGCGATCACCCCGCATCAACCCGACGCGAGTGAACTTCTTGACCGCATCAATTCGGACGATGAATTCCTGCGGATGCCGCCGCCCGAAGCTGGCGAACCGCTGACCGTCAAAGAGCGAAACATTCTTCGCGAGTGGATCGCCTCCGGTGCCAAGTACGAGCAACATTGGGCTTTCGTTCCGCCGGTCCGACCTGATGTTCCGGAGATCGACAATCCCCGTTGGCAGGCGTGGTCACGCAATCCAATCGACCGATTCGTACTCAACCGGTTATTGACGAACGAACTTTCGCCATCGCCTGCAGCTGATCGCTACACGCTCGTGCGACGGGTGTATCTTGATTTGATCGGTCTTCCCCCAACACCGGCCGAAGCGGATGCGTTCGTGAACGACGCCGATCCGTCCGCGTATGAGCGACTCGTGGACCGATTGCTCGCTTCGCCAAGATACGGTGAGCACTGGACGCGTCCCTGGTTGGATTTGGCGCGATACGCCGACACGAACGGATACGAAAAAGACCGCCCACGTTCGGTTTGGCCTTATCGGAATTGGGTCATCGAGGCTCTCAACGCCGATAAGCCGTTCGATCAGTTTACGATCGAACAACTCGCCGGTGACATGCTACAAAACCCAACGACCGACCAACGGATCGCCACCGGGTTTCATCGGCAAACAATGCTCAACGAGGAAGGCGGGATCGATCCGTTGGAGTTTCGGTTCTATGCAATGGTCGATCGTGTGGCGACCACGGGAACCGTGTGGATGGGACTGACGCTCGGGTGTGCTCAGTGTCACACCCACAAATACGATCCCATCACTCACACCGATTACTACCGTTTCATGGCGTTACTCAACAATGCCGACGAACCCGATCTTGCCGTGCCGATCTCGCGAATTGTCGAACGAAGGCAAACCATTCAGAACCGCATCGACAAGTTGGAATCGAAACTGGCAACGGAATTTCCCTCTGAAAAAATGAGTCTGCAACAGGCTCTCGAAACATGGATAGAACAAGAACGTCAAACCGCGACCGATTGGACCGTGCTTCTACCGAGTTCCATGCGGACAAATCTGCCGAAGCTTGAACAACTCGACGATGGTTCCATTCTCTCAACCGGTGATATCACCAAACGGGATGTGTTCCAGTTGGCGTTCGATCTCAAAGGTTTTGACCAACCGATCATCGCATTGCGTTTGGAGGTCTTGCCGGACGAGCGACTGCCGGCTCGAGGTCCTGGTCGGGCGTATTACGAAGGCCGCAAGGGCGATTTCTTTCTCAGTGAAGTGACGGCTCAAAGCGATGGCCAACCGATTGCGTTCGGTTCCGCGTCGCATAGTTATGGCAAGATCAGTGTCGGCAGCGGATCGGCGGATGCGGCGAACGTCATCGACGGCGAAGGCTCAACTGGATGGTCAACCTCCGGCGGTGAAGGGGAACCGCATCAACTGGTGCTGATTTTCGAGGAACCATGGAATCCCAGCGGAACACTCGAAATCCAAATGCTCTTTGAACGCCATTTCGCCGCGAGTCTGGGACGATTTCGAATCTCCGCCACCACCGACACTCACGATGTCCAAGCCAAAACGCTGCCCGTTGATGTCGAGCGAATTCTAGCCAACGATCCAACGACTTGGACGGTTCACGACCGTCAAATGCTTCGTCAACAATTTCTTCGCGAAACACCACTCCTGGCAGACGCTCGCAAACCAATTGATACTTTGCGAAAGCAGTTGCCGGATTTGCCGGTCACGCTCGTGATGCAAGAACGCGATCCCGAAAATCCACGCGCAACGCATCGGCATCATCGTGGAGAATATCTCTCGCCCCGTGAACCGGTCTCGCCGGGCGTGCCGAGCATCTTTGCAGAGAACTCCGGCAATCAGCCGAATGACCGATTGTCGCTGGCCCGATGGTTGGTCAGCGATCGCAACCCATTGGCATCACGGGTGACGGTCAATCGTGATTGGCGGGAGTTTTTCGGTGCGGGTTTGATGCGAACCAACGGCGACTTCGGCACACAATCCGAACCGCCAACTCACCCGGAATTGCTCGATTGGTTGGCTCGCGAGTTTGTCGATGGGGGATGGTCCCGCAAGCGGTTGCATCGGTTGATCGTCACCAGTGCGACGTATCGGCAGGCGTCCGAACTCACCCGCGAAATGCAGGAACGCGATCCTGGCAATCGTCTGCTCGCTCGTGGTCCGCGATTCCGTGTGCGAGCGGAAACGGTTCGTGACATCATGTTGCAAGCCAGCGGGAGGTTGTCATCGAAGATGGGCGGCCCAAGCGTGTACCCACCGCAACCGAACAGCGTGACGGCTTTAGCGTATGGAAATACCAGTTGGACACCGTCACAGGGCGATGATCGTTATCGACGTTCGCTGTACACGTTCCTCAAACGAACCGCTCCGTTCGCGGCGAATGCGGTCTTCGATGCCCCGTCCGGGGAAACGTGTCTTGCTCGACGCGACCGCAGCAACACGCCGTTGCAAGCTCTCACGTTACTGAATGACGAGATGTTCCTCGAACTTTCTCGGGCACTTGGGCGTGAGGTTGTTCGCACTCATCCGCAGTCGCCACATGACGCCGCGACACGAATCTTTCGACGGCTCCTCACACGACCGCCAACGGATGCGGAATTGCAATTGTTGCTCGACTATTACGCCCAGCAATTGGCACGGCTGCAGCGAGGTGAACTCGATGCCGCCAGTATCGCAGCCGATCCCCAAGCCACGCCAGAAATCGCAGCATGGATGATGGTGGCCCGAGCCGTTATGAATCTCGATGAGGTGATTACAAAGTCATGAGTCCAACGCTTTCCGAACTTCAGAAAACTCTTGACCGTCGGCACTTTCTAAGCAATTGCGGCGTGGGTATTGGCCAACTCGCGCTGGCGTCGTTGATGGCAAACTCCACGACCGCCGGCCCGACAAATGCCAAACCACCGCACTTCGCCCCGAAAGCGAAACGAGTGATCTACTTGTTTATGGTGGGGGCTCCCAGTCAATTGGAGTTGTTCGACCACAAACCGAAGTTGGCCGAGTTGGAAGGGCAACCGATTCCGCCGTCCGTGATCGAAGGACAACGCTACGCCTTCATTCAACCAGACGCCGCCGTGCTCGGACCACGATTCCAATTCGCGAAACACGGTGAATCGGGCGCGGAACTCTCGGAAATGTTGCCGCATTTGGCGACGGTGGTGGATCGCATTGCGTTCGTGAAGTCCGTGCACACCGATTTGTTCAATCACGCGCCGGCTCAACTATTTGTGAACACCGGCAGCGGAATTCCCGGTCGGCCGGCGATGGGTTCGTGGCTGAGTTACGGACTCGGTAGCGAGACTGAGAATCTGCCCGCGTTTGTAGTGCTCAAGGGTGGCGGCACTGTGAGTGGGGGAGCTGCATTGTGGAGCAACGGGTTTCTGCCGGGCG from Thalassoroseus pseudoceratinae carries:
- a CDS encoding PSD1 and planctomycete cytochrome C domain-containing protein; protein product: MIHNRIPTTIAFFLGFSVSVLSGAETPSFNADVRPLLAAKCFACHGPDEEAREADLRLDLRDHAVAAGAITPHQPDASELLDRINSDDEFLRMPPPEAGEPLTVKERNILREWIASGAKYEQHWAFVPPVRPDVPEIDNPRWQAWSRNPIDRFVLNRLLTNELSPSPAADRYTLVRRVYLDLIGLPPTPAEADAFVNDADPSAYERLVDRLLASPRYGEHWTRPWLDLARYADTNGYEKDRPRSVWPYRNWVIEALNADKPFDQFTIEQLAGDMLQNPTTDQRIATGFHRQTMLNEEGGIDPLEFRFYAMVDRVATTGTVWMGLTLGCAQCHTHKYDPITHTDYYRFMALLNNADEPDLAVPISRIVERRQTIQNRIDKLESKLATEFPSEKMSLQQALETWIEQERQTATDWTVLLPSSMRTNLPKLEQLDDGSILSTGDITKRDVFQLAFDLKGFDQPIIALRLEVLPDERLPARGPGRAYYEGRKGDFFLSEVTAQSDGQPIAFGSASHSYGKISVGSGSADAANVIDGEGSTGWSTSGGEGEPHQLVLIFEEPWNPSGTLEIQMLFERHFAASLGRFRISATTDTHDVQAKTLPVDVERILANDPTTWTVHDRQMLRQQFLRETPLLADARKPIDTLRKQLPDLPVTLVMQERDPENPRATHRHHRGEYLSPREPVSPGVPSIFAENSGNQPNDRLSLARWLVSDRNPLASRVTVNRDWREFFGAGLMRTNGDFGTQSEPPTHPELLDWLAREFVDGGWSRKRLHRLIVTSATYRQASELTREMQERDPGNRLLARGPRFRVRAETVRDIMLQASGRLSSKMGGPSVYPPQPNSVTALAYGNTSWTPSQGDDRYRRSLYTFLKRTAPFAANAVFDAPSGETCLARRDRSNTPLQALTLLNDEMFLELSRALGREVVRTHPQSPHDAATRIFRRLLTRPPTDAELQLLLDYYAQQLARLQRGELDAASIAADPQATPEIAAWMMVARAVMNLDEVITKS